Proteins from a single region of Lysinibacillus sp. JNUCC-52:
- a CDS encoding Lmo0850 family protein yields the protein MTKEVDLKKIVSNLSKLGVTATVTKSRLELLKVLTPPTQTPQVQA from the coding sequence ATGACGAAGGAAGTAGATTTGAAAAAGATTGTTTCGAATTTATCGAAGTTGGGTGTGACTGCCACTGTAACGAAGTCTCGACTTGAACTTTTAAAAGTGCTCACACCACCAACGCAAACTCCGCAAGTTCAAGCTTAA
- a CDS encoding FtsW/RodA/SpoVE family cell cycle protein: protein MENKRNFVNRFDWTLAFILFTFLVISLLAIASAQTSGQYGINYVPKQLQWYVIGAVIIGVIMFFEPDQYKKMAWYMYGAGIALLVLLIFMPEGKGQIGEPVNGAKSWFHTPLGNIQPSEFMKTFYILALARLISKHHEVYSLRSIKSDFILLGKIGITLIIPLGIIMKQPDLGSALVFFAITAALVIVAGISWKIILPTFLGGAVIGGSLLWMALYMQDFLEKTFGFKAYQFARIYSWLDPYSYSSSDGYHLITSLNAIGSGEIFGKGFRGREVYVAENHTDFIFTVIGEEWGFIGASIVICIFFLLIYHLTKTTLLLKDPFSTYVCAGIIAMITFHVFENIGMTIQLLPITGIPLPFISYGGSSLMGNALAIGLVFSMRFHYRTYMFTTHDEDD from the coding sequence ATGGAAAATAAACGAAATTTCGTGAACCGTTTTGACTGGACGCTCGCTTTTATACTTTTCACTTTCCTTGTCATTAGTTTGTTAGCTATTGCATCTGCGCAAACTTCTGGACAATACGGCATTAACTACGTACCAAAGCAGTTACAGTGGTATGTAATTGGTGCAGTTATTATCGGTGTCATTATGTTTTTCGAACCCGATCAATATAAAAAAATGGCTTGGTATATGTATGGAGCAGGGATCGCCCTTTTAGTTTTACTTATTTTCATGCCGGAAGGAAAAGGTCAGATTGGTGAGCCTGTAAATGGAGCAAAAAGCTGGTTCCATACACCGCTCGGCAATATCCAGCCCTCCGAATTTATGAAAACTTTTTATATTTTAGCACTTGCGCGACTTATTAGTAAGCACCATGAAGTTTATTCTTTAAGATCTATAAAATCAGACTTCATTTTACTAGGCAAAATCGGTATAACGTTGATTATACCACTTGGTATTATTATGAAACAGCCTGACCTTGGATCTGCACTCGTTTTCTTTGCAATTACCGCAGCACTTGTCATTGTAGCAGGTATTTCTTGGAAGATTATATTACCTACTTTTTTAGGGGGCGCAGTTATCGGGGGAAGTCTCCTTTGGATGGCGCTTTACATGCAGGACTTTTTAGAAAAAACATTTGGCTTTAAAGCTTACCAGTTTGCCAGAATTTATTCTTGGCTAGATCCTTATTCATATTCTTCTAGTGATGGCTACCATTTAATCACTTCCTTAAACGCCATAGGTTCTGGCGAAATTTTCGGTAAAGGTTTCCGTGGTCGCGAAGTATACGTAGCAGAAAATCATACGGACTTCATATTTACCGTCATTGGTGAGGAATGGGGATTTATTGGTGCAAGTATCGTAATCTGTATTTTCTTTTTGTTAATCTATCATTTAACAAAAACGACTCTTTTGTTAAAAGATCCTTTTTCAACTTATGTATGTGCAGGAATTATTGCAATGATTACCTTCCACGTATTCGAAAATATAGGCATGACAATTCAATTATTACCAATTACAGGTATTCCACTTCCATTCATTAGCTATGGAGGAAGTTCACTAATGGGCAATGCGCTCGCCATTGGACTGGTCTTTAGCATGCGTTTCCATTATCGTACTTACATGTTTACAACGCACGATGAAGATGATTAA
- a CDS encoding D-alanine--D-alanine ligase, with product MKKRIGLLYGGKSAEHEVSLSTACAVTGALNFEEYEIYPIYITQSGEWRRGERLEKPASSIEELQFGDDAIVLENNITAFLIDQNGAAVQFDVIFPLLHGTNGEDGTVQGLLEVLNLPYVGNGVLASSAGMDKVIMKQLFEIAGLPQVPYTYFIRSEWTNEQETILTRCEETLAWPMFVKPANLGSSVGISKASNRQELMKAIEVALQFDRKIVVEQGIVAREIELAVLGNDYPEVSVPGEIKPMTEFYDYDSKYKDGSTALIIPAELPTDVVTSLKEHAKSAFKILDGSGLVRADFFVTADHDIYINEVNTMPGFTPVSMYPLLWQHTNVSYPELINRLIALALERYEEKQQLQYKKD from the coding sequence ATGAAAAAAAGAATCGGTTTATTATACGGCGGAAAATCAGCGGAGCATGAAGTGTCATTGTCGACAGCGTGTGCGGTCACTGGAGCTTTGAATTTCGAGGAGTATGAGATATATCCGATTTACATTACACAAAGTGGGGAATGGCGACGCGGGGAGCGTTTAGAAAAACCTGCAAGCTCGATTGAAGAATTGCAATTTGGTGATGATGCCATTGTTTTAGAAAATAATATTACAGCATTTTTAATCGATCAAAATGGCGCAGCAGTACAATTTGATGTTATTTTCCCTTTACTGCACGGCACAAATGGGGAAGATGGAACCGTACAGGGCTTACTTGAAGTATTAAATCTTCCGTATGTCGGAAATGGTGTATTGGCGTCATCAGCAGGTATGGATAAAGTGATTATGAAGCAATTGTTTGAAATTGCGGGTTTACCACAAGTGCCATATACGTACTTCATTCGCAGTGAATGGACTAATGAGCAAGAGACTATTTTAACGCGCTGTGAAGAAACATTGGCTTGGCCGATGTTTGTAAAGCCTGCCAATTTAGGATCAAGTGTTGGCATAAGTAAGGCTTCAAATCGTCAAGAGCTTATGAAAGCGATTGAGGTGGCTTTGCAATTTGACCGTAAAATTGTAGTGGAGCAAGGAATTGTAGCACGTGAAATTGAACTAGCTGTACTGGGCAATGATTATCCAGAAGTTTCAGTGCCAGGTGAGATTAAACCTATGACTGAATTTTATGATTACGACTCGAAATATAAGGATGGCTCAACGGCGCTTATTATTCCTGCAGAGCTACCTACAGATGTTGTAACAAGCTTAAAAGAACATGCAAAAAGCGCGTTTAAAATTTTAGATGGAAGCGGTTTAGTACGTGCAGACTTCTTTGTTACGGCAGATCATGACATATATATTAACGAAGTAAATACGATGCCAGGTTTTACGCCTGTAAGTATGTATCCGCTTCTTTGGCAACATACAAATGTAAGCTATCCAGAGCTTATTAATCGACTGATTGCGCTAGCACTTGAGCGTTATGAGGAAAAACAACAGCTTCAATATAAAAAAGACTGA
- a CDS encoding UDP-N-acetylmuramoyl-tripeptide--D-alanyl-D-alanine ligase has translation MKKTLKQLAAWLNVEEPAFGETVVTGISIDTRTINQGDLFVPFRGEMANGHKFVQQAFEKGAGASLWQKDEPNPPKGVPLLFVDDPELALQQMARAYRDEHKATFIGITGSNGKTSTKDILAGTLAPFFKVQKTIGNFNNQLGLPITILQLDEDTDVAVLEMGMSGFGEIEFLTKLARPHITVITNIGEAHMQDLGSRAGIAKAKFEIIQGMQKNGVLFYDGDEPLLKELVAKEQNLNAKAFGLERGDLLYADNIEATANGSSFTTHGAIEGDFFISVLGKHQVKNTLIAMLIAQKLGLNDEQIRESLKGVTLTDMRMQQVYGNQGALFINDAYNAAPTSVKAAIQFIATTTIRPEKWLVLGDMLELGANEQSFHEDLSLAIHEGEIDYVCLYGPRMAYLYEVLKERFDADHLLYEQDDFAPIIAKLQQATEQSIVLLKGSRGMKLETILQAFTS, from the coding sequence GTGAAAAAGACATTAAAACAATTAGCAGCATGGTTGAATGTTGAGGAGCCAGCTTTTGGAGAGACGGTAGTAACTGGTATATCTATTGATACAAGAACAATCAATCAAGGAGATTTATTTGTACCATTTCGTGGAGAAATGGCAAATGGTCATAAGTTTGTACAACAAGCTTTTGAAAAAGGAGCTGGTGCTTCGCTTTGGCAAAAAGATGAACCGAATCCACCAAAGGGTGTTCCGTTATTATTTGTCGATGACCCAGAGCTGGCATTACAGCAAATGGCACGTGCTTATCGTGACGAGCATAAGGCAACTTTTATTGGCATTACAGGCTCGAATGGTAAAACGTCAACAAAGGATATTTTAGCAGGTACGCTTGCTCCGTTTTTTAAAGTGCAAAAAACGATTGGCAATTTTAATAACCAACTAGGTTTACCGATTACGATTTTACAGCTTGATGAGGATACAGACGTTGCAGTACTTGAGATGGGCATGAGTGGCTTTGGTGAGATTGAATTTTTAACAAAATTAGCTCGACCTCATATAACGGTAATTACAAATATTGGCGAGGCGCATATGCAGGATTTAGGCTCTCGTGCGGGCATTGCTAAAGCGAAGTTTGAAATTATTCAAGGCATGCAGAAAAATGGTGTCCTTTTTTATGATGGTGACGAACCATTGCTAAAAGAACTTGTTGCAAAAGAGCAAAATTTAAATGCGAAGGCATTTGGTTTAGAACGAGGCGATTTGTTATATGCTGACAATATTGAGGCAACAGCCAATGGAAGTAGCTTTACAACGCACGGCGCGATTGAAGGGGATTTCTTTATCTCAGTTCTTGGTAAGCACCAGGTGAAAAACACATTGATTGCAATGCTTATCGCCCAAAAGCTAGGGTTAAATGATGAACAAATTCGCGAATCGTTAAAAGGTGTCACATTAACAGATATGCGCATGCAACAAGTATATGGAAATCAAGGTGCATTATTTATTAATGATGCCTACAATGCTGCACCTACATCTGTAAAGGCTGCTATTCAGTTTATTGCAACAACGACGATTCGTCCTGAAAAGTGGCTTGTCTTAGGGGATATGCTCGAGCTTGGAGCGAATGAACAAAGCTTCCATGAAGACTTATCACTAGCTATTCATGAAGGTGAGATTGACTACGTTTGTTTATATGGTCCACGTATGGCCTATTTATATGAAGTGTTAAAAGAACGTTTTGATGCTGATCATTTACTATATGAGCAAGATGATTTTGCACCAATTATTGCAAAGCTTCAACAGGCTACGGAGCAGTCCATCGTTTTATTAAAGGGCTCACGTGGCATGAAGCTAGAAACGATTTTACAAGCATTTACTTCATAA
- a CDS encoding alpha/beta hydrolase, giving the protein MAIGVLCLHGFSGGAYEVEPFTAYLRANTNWLIEAPTLSGHGEELNMKGFTAQHWLMDAELAFRALSKKVEEIIVVGFSMGGIIALYLAKRYKVKKLVLLSAAAKYVSPKQLVKDFKMLATEAYHRNLSNNELYLRYRHKFNNVPLSATIEFMKLVQKVAPYYQDIKVPVYIIQGKLDGIVPYHTAQFLFDQLASMNKKLYFSDNGKHHICYCEDCFDWFTKVLAFLKER; this is encoded by the coding sequence ATGGCAATAGGTGTATTATGTTTACATGGATTTTCAGGTGGGGCTTATGAAGTAGAGCCTTTTACCGCTTATTTACGTGCTAATACAAATTGGTTAATCGAAGCACCTACTTTATCAGGACATGGGGAAGAACTGAATATGAAAGGTTTTACAGCACAGCATTGGTTAATGGATGCCGAGTTGGCTTTTCGAGCGCTTTCAAAAAAAGTCGAGGAAATTATTGTTGTTGGTTTTTCAATGGGCGGAATTATTGCGCTCTACTTAGCAAAGCGATATAAAGTGAAGAAGCTCGTACTGCTCAGTGCGGCAGCTAAATATGTAAGCCCTAAGCAACTCGTAAAGGATTTTAAAATGCTGGCGACTGAGGCGTATCATCGAAACCTTTCTAATAATGAGCTGTATTTGAGATATCGACATAAGTTTAATAATGTGCCATTATCAGCAACAATCGAATTTATGAAACTTGTTCAAAAGGTGGCGCCATATTATCAAGATATTAAAGTGCCTGTTTATATTATTCAGGGGAAATTAGATGGGATTGTACCATATCATACCGCCCAATTTTTATTCGATCAATTAGCCTCCATGAATAAAAAGTTGTATTTTTCTGATAATGGAAAACATCATATTTGTTATTGTGAAGATTGTTTTGACTGGTTTACGAAGGTTTTAGCGTTTTTAAAAGAGCGATAA
- a CDS encoding DEAD/DEAH box helicase, translating to MTNFSELNISESTLRSVKRMGFEEATPIQEGTIRFAIEGRDVLGQAQTGTGKTAAFGIPLIEKIDPKNPNIQALVIAPTRELAIQVSEELYKIGYDKRVKLLSVYGGQEIGRQIRALKNKPQIIVGTPGRILDHINRRTLKLEDVQTLVLDEADEMLNMGFIEDINSILENVPAERQTLLFSATMPPAIRKIAETFMREPEIVKIKAKELTVDNIEQFFVKAAEREKFDVLSRLLNVHQPELAIIFGRTKRRVDELAQALSIRGYLAEGIHGDLSQAKRISVLRQFKENKIDILVATDVAARGLDISGVTHVYNFDIPQDPESYVHRIGRTGRAGKSGLAVTFVTPREMGYLRIVEETTKKRMTPLRPPTNDEALVGQQRLAIETLEGIISTNNLGDYRTLATEVLENHDAIDVVAAALRSLTKEPDDSPVTITEERPLPMRRERSGGGGGRGGDRNGRNRNGGGRSYGGNRREGSGGGDRRNSGGRREGGRREGGARREGGQGRSRAPRRHED from the coding sequence TTGACAAATTTTTCAGAATTAAATATTAGCGAATCTACATTACGTTCAGTAAAACGTATGGGATTCGAAGAAGCAACACCAATCCAAGAGGGAACTATTCGTTTTGCCATTGAAGGTCGCGATGTATTAGGTCAAGCGCAAACTGGTACAGGTAAAACTGCCGCTTTTGGTATTCCACTTATCGAGAAAATCGATCCTAAAAACCCTAATATCCAAGCATTAGTAATTGCTCCAACTCGTGAATTAGCGATTCAAGTTTCAGAAGAACTATATAAAATCGGTTACGACAAGCGTGTGAAATTATTATCAGTTTACGGTGGTCAAGAAATCGGCCGTCAAATTCGTGCACTGAAAAATAAACCACAAATTATTGTTGGGACACCAGGTCGTATTTTAGACCATATTAATCGTCGTACTTTAAAACTAGAAGATGTTCAAACACTTGTATTGGACGAAGCAGATGAAATGTTAAACATGGGCTTCATCGAAGACATTAACTCAATTTTAGAAAACGTACCTGCTGAGCGTCAAACATTATTATTCTCAGCTACAATGCCACCAGCAATCCGTAAAATTGCTGAAACATTTATGCGTGAACCTGAAATTGTAAAAATTAAAGCAAAAGAATTAACAGTGGATAACATTGAACAATTTTTTGTAAAAGCTGCTGAACGTGAAAAATTCGATGTTTTATCTCGTCTATTGAATGTTCACCAACCAGAATTAGCAATTATCTTTGGACGTACAAAACGTCGCGTAGATGAGTTAGCACAAGCTTTATCAATCCGCGGATACCTTGCAGAAGGAATTCACGGTGATTTAAGCCAAGCAAAACGTATTTCAGTATTACGTCAATTTAAAGAAAATAAAATTGATATCCTAGTTGCAACAGATGTTGCCGCTCGTGGTCTTGATATTTCAGGCGTTACACATGTATATAACTTTGATATTCCTCAAGACCCTGAGTCTTACGTTCACCGTATCGGTCGTACTGGCCGTGCAGGAAAATCAGGTCTTGCAGTAACGTTTGTAACACCTCGTGAAATGGGTTATTTACGTATCGTTGAAGAAACAACGAAAAAACGTATGACACCACTTCGTCCACCAACAAATGACGAAGCTTTAGTAGGTCAACAACGTTTAGCTATTGAGACGCTTGAAGGTATTATTTCAACTAATAACTTAGGTGATTATCGTACATTAGCTACAGAAGTTCTTGAAAACCATGATGCAATTGATGTAGTAGCTGCTGCATTACGTTCATTAACAAAAGAGCCAGATGATTCGCCTGTTACAATTACAGAAGAACGTCCATTACCAATGCGCCGTGAGCGTTCTGGTGGCGGCGGCGGTCGCGGTGGTGATCGTAACGGTCGTAACAGAAACGGTGGCGGTCGTAGCTATGGCGGTAACCGTCGTGAAGGTAGTGGTGGCGGAGATCGTCGCAACAGTGGAGGCCGTCGTGAAGGTGGTCGTCGCGAAGGCGGAGCTCGCCGTGAAGGTGGACAAGGTCGTTCACGTGCACCACGTCGTCATGAAGACTAA
- a CDS encoding PH domain-containing protein translates to MRAEPIHQISRKGLTVWRLYGVLQTLLLLVISALVCYGTYYFEWPSFIYIIAIAVVLLSVFLLVYLFPKIRWERWRYEVREHEIEVQHGLFVVKRTLIPMVRVQHVDTTQGPILKRYSLGNISISTAATVHTIPALVMNEADGLRARISELARVAEDDV, encoded by the coding sequence ATGAGAGCTGAACCAATTCATCAAATTTCTCGAAAAGGGTTAACGGTATGGCGATTGTATGGTGTTTTACAAACACTACTATTGTTAGTCATATCTGCTTTGGTATGTTACGGAACTTATTATTTTGAATGGCCTTCATTTATTTATATCATCGCAATTGCTGTTGTTTTATTAAGCGTTTTTTTATTGGTGTATTTATTTCCTAAGATCCGTTGGGAGCGTTGGCGATATGAAGTCCGTGAACATGAAATTGAAGTGCAACATGGATTATTTGTAGTAAAACGCACACTCATACCAATGGTACGTGTACAACATGTTGATACTACACAGGGACCAATTTTAAAAAGATATAGCTTAGGTAATATTTCAATCTCTACAGCTGCCACAGTACATACCATTCCTGCGCTTGTCATGAACGAAGCAGATGGACTTCGTGCGCGTATTTCGGAATTAGCAAGGGTGGCAGAAGATGATGTCTAA
- a CDS encoding PH domain-containing protein, translating into MSNEIYRLHPVSAIISSVKALKSMILPVAIIIISNGFNFSFNFRSEYFFETVLLFGVWGVAAVLALVGGIVKWRTFVYWFEDGELRVKYGLFVKKKRYIPFERIQSLNYHEGIFHRIFGLVKVQVETAGNKGGKPEAELTAIRKNAADVIEQEMRRAKTQVAKHLDEEQSPEQQVGEITTPAIYHMSMRDLLVLATTSGGIGVVLSGLAAIVSQFSDIIPYDEVFHELADFAKVGAFLVAVMVMFVLIVAWLVSVVITLVNYYDYTVRIEDEKLMITKGLLEKKRITLPLNRIQAIRIVENPLRQVFGFATVVVESAGGNGENGRDKKIALFPLIKKQDCLQTLVQLFPEMNWQPEFTRAPKRARPFFYRIDFFWLVPIIGACSYYFYPYGLLSLLLIPLSILLGVWQHRTAGYMIDGKQLAMQYRIFSRITLFMEKKRIQSMESSQTYFQKRKQVMSIKATVMSGMSGMTGNVPSIEQRDAETILSWYEH; encoded by the coding sequence ATGTCTAATGAAATTTATCGTTTGCACCCTGTATCGGCTATTATTTCTAGTGTCAAAGCACTAAAAAGTATGATACTTCCTGTTGCTATTATTATTATTAGTAACGGTTTTAACTTTTCATTTAATTTCCGCAGCGAATATTTTTTTGAAACAGTGTTATTGTTTGGTGTGTGGGGAGTAGCGGCTGTGCTTGCGCTAGTTGGTGGTATCGTTAAATGGCGTACCTTTGTTTATTGGTTTGAGGATGGCGAATTACGGGTGAAGTATGGGTTATTCGTAAAAAAGAAGCGATATATTCCTTTTGAACGTATTCAAAGCTTAAATTATCATGAAGGTATTTTTCACCGTATCTTCGGTTTAGTAAAGGTGCAAGTAGAGACTGCAGGGAATAAGGGCGGTAAGCCAGAGGCAGAATTAACAGCTATTCGAAAAAATGCGGCAGATGTAATAGAGCAAGAAATGCGTCGAGCAAAAACGCAAGTAGCTAAACATCTAGACGAAGAACAATCACCTGAGCAGCAAGTCGGTGAAATAACGACTCCTGCAATTTATCATATGTCAATGCGGGATTTACTTGTGTTAGCAACGACTTCTGGTGGGATAGGCGTAGTGTTGTCTGGTCTTGCAGCAATAGTCTCGCAGTTTTCAGATATTATTCCCTATGATGAAGTCTTCCATGAACTGGCGGATTTTGCGAAGGTGGGGGCATTTTTAGTTGCCGTAATGGTTATGTTCGTCCTTATTGTTGCTTGGTTAGTATCGGTAGTCATCACACTTGTAAATTATTATGATTATACAGTTCGCATTGAAGATGAAAAGCTAATGATTACTAAGGGGTTACTGGAAAAGAAAAGAATTACACTACCGTTAAATCGAATACAGGCAATCCGAATTGTTGAAAATCCTTTAAGACAAGTATTTGGCTTTGCAACTGTTGTTGTAGAAAGTGCTGGTGGCAACGGTGAAAATGGTAGAGATAAGAAAATTGCATTGTTTCCACTAATTAAAAAGCAAGATTGTTTGCAAACATTAGTGCAACTTTTCCCTGAAATGAATTGGCAACCTGAATTTACAAGGGCTCCGAAACGAGCACGTCCATTTTTTTATCGCATCGACTTTTTCTGGCTTGTACCGATTATAGGTGCTTGTAGTTATTACTTCTATCCTTATGGGTTGTTGTCATTATTGTTAATTCCACTATCCATATTACTTGGCGTTTGGCAACATAGAACAGCAGGTTATATGATCGATGGAAAGCAACTTGCAATGCAATATCGTATATTCAGCCGTATTACATTGTTTATGGAGAAAAAACGGATACAATCTATGGAAAGTAGTCAAACGTATTTCCAAAAACGCAAGCAAGTAATGTCTATAAAAGCTACGGTAATGTCAGGGATGTCTGGTATGACGGGTAATGTACCAAGCATAGAGCAACGAGATGCCGAAACCATATTATCTTGGTATGAACATTAA
- a CDS encoding GNAT family N-acetyltransferase — MFRYNINEHTYLKMLDLSDVDELFALTDRSRDTLREWLPFVDNVRSVKDTEHFVRNAMQQYVDNNGIQAGIYYDGKLAGVIGYHQVNWQHKWTSIGYWLGNDFVGKGLVTNSMKAFIDFAFDYLKLHRIEVRVAVGNIRSRTIPKVLGFNEEGRLRDAEWLYDHYVDQVVYGLTATEWKKIKMAKEDTVVL; from the coding sequence ATGTTTAGATACAACATAAATGAACACACATATTTAAAAATGTTAGATTTAAGCGATGTAGATGAATTATTTGCATTAACGGATCGTTCGCGAGACACTTTACGTGAGTGGTTACCCTTTGTAGACAATGTGAGATCAGTGAAAGATACGGAGCATTTTGTACGAAATGCGATGCAACAATATGTTGATAATAACGGGATACAGGCTGGGATTTACTATGATGGTAAGTTAGCAGGCGTTATTGGTTATCACCAAGTAAATTGGCAACATAAATGGACGAGCATTGGCTATTGGCTTGGTAATGATTTTGTTGGCAAGGGGCTTGTGACGAATTCTATGAAGGCGTTCATCGATTTTGCTTTTGACTATTTAAAGTTACATCGTATTGAAGTACGAGTTGCAGTAGGAAATATTCGTAGCCGTACAATTCCAAAAGTATTAGGTTTTAATGAAGAAGGACGGTTACGGGATGCTGAATGGTTATACGATCATTATGTAGATCAAGTCGTATATGGGTTAACCGCAACAGAATGGAAAAAAATAAAAATGGCTAAAGAGGATACAGTTGTACTATAA
- a CDS encoding rhomboid family intramembrane serine protease — MFSRTENFKQYTSYYPVVSTLIAVNLILYVLTLIPIIGELLWNYGIQVNFLIQSGEWWRVFSAMFLHANFMHVLFNMFSLFLFGPELEKIAGKARFITIYLLSGIVGNMATFMLNDGSYASLGASGAIFGIFGAFGALVYYTRRTMPMLRKLILPIIVISVIMTFLQSNVNVYAHIGGLVTGFILGLIYLHPTRILSWRKQKMAGK; from the coding sequence GCAATATACAAGTTATTACCCTGTTGTTTCAACATTAATAGCTGTGAATCTAATTCTTTATGTATTAACCCTTATTCCCATTATAGGGGAGCTGCTGTGGAACTATGGGATTCAAGTCAATTTCCTCATACAAAGCGGTGAATGGTGGCGAGTATTCTCAGCCATGTTTTTGCATGCAAACTTTATGCATGTGCTATTTAATATGTTTTCTCTGTTTTTATTTGGACCAGAACTCGAAAAAATTGCTGGTAAAGCACGTTTCATTACGATTTACTTATTATCTGGCATCGTAGGTAACATGGCAACCTTTATGCTTAATGATGGAAGCTATGCAAGCCTTGGCGCAAGTGGTGCAATTTTCGGGATTTTTGGAGCATTCGGTGCTCTTGTTTACTATACTCGTCGCACGATGCCAATGCTTCGTAAGCTTATATTGCCGATTATCGTCATCAGTGTCATCATGACTTTCTTACAGTCCAATGTAAATGTTTATGCCCATATAGGTGGTTTAGTGACAGGTTTCATTCTCGGTCTTATTTACTTACATCCCACAAGAATTTTAAGCTGGCGCAAGCAAAAAATGGCTGGCAAATAG